CCTTAGGCTACAACCAAGACCTGGACCAGCAAGTTTCAGCTCAAAGGGAAAGTAATGACTATCAGAAAAGGAGTGCACACGCAGCCTGCTTTTAGCTGCTCATGCAAATGAAACATGAAGactgctccctgctgccagctcctaCTGCCCTTCACAGGGGAGAGCTATACAGTTACAGGCAAGCACATCCTTCTCTTGCTTCCCCAGGCAGAGGAGCTCCAGAAACAGTGGTCCTTGCAGCCCAGCCCAGTAAACACACAACTGGCCCATAGCATCCCCTGGGGGTTAGGGGAAGTGACCAGCAGGTCAGTGACCAGCTGGGTTTCATgacctttttaaaaagctgttcttCATGACACCTGGGCTGAGACTGAGCCCAGGTGCACTAGTCAGCTCCTGGTTTATTCACCCCTTTGCTTTCTCCCCCTTGCCCTGGGGAAactgctttcctgcttttttatttgcttgggCAGGGGAATTCTCCAACCAGAAAGTCCCCAGGCCTGTGCTTGCTCCTACGCAGCGGGGTGAAACACTCACCAGCACCCAGCAGGcacagcccctcttccccacaCGCCCCTGCTGCATCCCAAGCCCTGCGTGAAAGCATGTTTTAACCACCCACAGGTTTCAGCACGAAGAAACCAGGCCAGACAGGATTGGCCAAAAGCAAAGCCAAAGCAACTACCCACTATAGATGTGGGACCATGTTGGCACGGGCAGGAGGAATACATTGCAGCAAACTGAGAGGCAAAGGAGCCTTATTATGAAATGTAGGGTTCGGCTGGCTTCTTGACCTAACACCTGcaaacacaaacccactgctgGCCTGTCAGAGAGACCAAGTCTGTCAATTTGTATTTGAAAGAGTGATTTTATAGAGAAAACCTGACATTTTACATCCTCCCTCTTATTCCTCTGTATGTTAATAAAACATGTtggtgtttgaaagaaaaatctccgGGTGTTTCTTATTAAGCAGCAGGGGGTCTGCAAAGTCTGCTAAATACTTAATTGAGTGTCAGCAGGTTCCTTTGGTAACTGCAGACCTCCACTGAAGAGACAAACGGTGTCGCCCCTGTGCAGAGCAATCCAGAAAGGTTCACAATCCTATACCCAGCACGGAGCAGAAAAACCCCTGCAATTTCACGCCACATTACACTCAACAAAAGGCTTTCACTTGGCTAGCTGCCAGCAGATTTGAACAAGGGCAGGGTTTCAGTGTTGTGCCCTTTAAACCTGCTCACGAGGAGTGGTCTGGGCTTGCCTTTGTCTGCATTCTTCAGGGGGTTAAAAAAGGCAAGTGGTTTTTTACTCATCTCACCCTCCAAATAAGCAGAGTATCATTTTATAATGATCTGTTTAAAAAGGAAGTCTGGCCGTATCTGTTGAAGTCTACTACAGTGGTGCCAGTAACAGAAAGATTTAAATCAGGAGAGGGTGCTGTCTCTCTAAAAGCTTGATTTTACACAGCACTGAACCCCTTTGCTCCCTGCGGACTCTGGGGCAGGCTAATTCTGTGCACCAGACTACCTGCAAACTCTGTGATCTGAAAATCCCAGGCAGGAAAAGGCAATGAcacttggagaaggaaagaagtaaGACGGAAGAGTGAAAGAGCTGCCTTCTAGCTGTCATTTTTCATACTCGTGTTGAGCTGAACACAGTGTCACCTCTGTGGCATCAAACTTCATAAACTTTATTATTAGACAAAATACAGGTTTGCATCAAAGCGGtcataaaaaaaccaaccaaacaaaaatgcttGACACGGGGAATTCAACACACAGACGTTACACACATCCATGAGGACTGCCATCCCCAAATGCTACTGCATCTCTTCCTCCCTCTGGGCCCTGTATTCCTTCATGCTCCTCTGCAAACAACAGCAAAGGACAAAAGTTAACAGCAGATACCTGAGTGACTCATATACCACAGTGCCACCACCCTGGTCTGTGCTAAGACTTCTCTGTCCAGTGCCTGGAAATGCTAAGGGACCCGAGAAGCTCTGACAGAGCTCCAGGTACTTTCAGAAGCGACTGAGCTTTACAGTCACTCCAAGGGAAAGGAAGCCAGGCCGTGCCGCAGGTCAGGCAGAGAACGTCTGAAAAAATGATCAAGTTTTTCATATCAAAAGTGCCTACAACACAGGTCTCAGACCATTCCTCTCCCCTCTGAGACCAAGAGACAGAAAAGGCCCCTGAGCTCTTCAGGCAATAGTCTCACCTCAAAGGTGTTGAGCACATGTTGGCAAACACCCATCAGGTCGTTCAGCCCTTTCCGGAACGGCTCAACAGCAGGAAGGCCCCCTTCAGGAAAGAAGATGTGTTAGTGAAATGGGAGGTGACTTCCAAAGGGGTTGGTAGCCCTCTCCCTTGCTACTCTGAGGCAGCGTGGCCGTTACCACCATGCCCAAGGGCAGTCCCCATGATGGGAAGAGGCTCTTACACCAGGTATGTGCCCACACACTTCCCTCCTACCAGCCCACCATCAGCAGCCTGAGAACCGAGCTCAGTGTGGTGTCCAGGCTATGGCACAGGAACAGCAGACGCTTACCCTGCAGTTAGTCCCATGGGCAAGGGGTTCCCTTGGCAAGGCGAACAGCCTGAGCACtaattatttttaggaaattaAAGAGTCAGCAAGTACAAACTAGATACTTGCTTCCAGGAAGTGGCTTGTACATATCTGATGCTCAAGGGAACAGCCCCATGAGGAAGGAATGAAATAACACCATCCGTCTAGGCAGCAGACAAAGCCGTGGAGCTTGCAGGGCCTGGATGGAGGGCAGTGGACTGAGCTGAAGGGTTGGTGTGCTGGGAGGAGTGAGTGACTGCAAGAGGCTCAGAGTTGTCAGTGCTATCTATTATCAGGGAACAAAGTCCTCTTTGGGAGGCAAGTCAAAAGACAGCACAGACTGATGAGGCTTTTCGAAAGAGCTTCGGGTCATAGCCTGATGATCGAAGCTGCAAGACAGctgagaaggagaagcagaaacaaATCATCTCATTGCGGCTATATACGTCAGCACACTTTAGCTTTGCTTTCTGATCCCCATGCTGATTTAGGGGCAGATGGAGCACCCATCACCTGTGACAGTGAGTAGATCTACTCTACCCCAGTACTACAGTTtggtgcctgctgccagccaacCCAGATAACTGGGACCAGGCAAGGCTGTGGGCTCCTTGGGCCTCAGCCCTACAGTTGGGAAACAGAAGAGCTGTAGCATAATGGCTCAGAGCAGCCTCTCTGGCTGAGCAACAGGGCAGAGCAGTTGCAGGTGGCTagcagagaagagggagaaaagtgcttttctttatttaaatgacTCATGGTGGAAACCTGACATGAGCAGGGGGAATTCCACAACAGAAGGGCCCTGGACACAAGGGAAACGCACACACCCGTACCTCTGGTCTGGATCCGGAAGTTGATCTTGCTTTCAGAGGGATGCGTGATGCAGTAGCCACAGAACTCCACatcagggctgcaggaggggagaaaggagaagagagccATGAAAGCCAGGCCAATCCAGAGCAAACTGCAGGAAAGTCAGAGGCTCAGGCCACCCCAGACCTGCTGGGGCTCAGGATGTTTCTAAAATGACTGAGTATCTTATGGGAGGGATATACTGAAGGGAAACTACCTGTGTAACCTTATTCACACACCCCCATTTGAGCTGGAGCTTTGCAGCAGAAGGACATGGCTGGCTCGATCGTAGGCACCATCCTGGTACCACCAGCAGTCCACCGGCAGGCCTGCAGAGTTCTAACAGGGCATCCTGGATGCTTGGAAACCTCACTGTACATAAACCTGTTGCAGTTCCGCTGAGCAAAAGAGGCTGACAGGTCTAGGGCACTGCAAGGATTTACTGAGATGGTTTGCAGGCTGCACGGCATCTGCCTTCATAAGCTGAGGTGGCTGGCAGAACATTTGTGCACCCAGTAGAAAGAACAGGCCCTTGCAAGAAGCCTGCTGTTTTTCTTGTCATGGTGATTTATCAGAGGGATTCACATGACATTTGCAATGCAACTGTCATTTGAAATGATGCATTGAACTTCCTGCTGTAATTCTTCTGAGGCTTACCAGTAGATTTTCACAAACCATCAGTGCTGCCCAGTTCTATAAAATCGGGCAACCACGGTGAACCTATTTGTATATTTTGATGGAGACAGCAGGATAATTAATTCCCAGCATCAATTCCTGCATCTCCATGCAAGTATGAAAGATGATCAGTTTGCTTAATATTGGCTGTTCCTACCCCCTCTTCTGACAGCGCTTGTCCCAGAAGGAGACATAGATACTGCCTGACCATGTGTACTGACATGGAGTTGTGCATCATTTTATCCAGGGCCAAGTAAGACATTCAGAAATCCTTCACATGTCAGACATTAAATTTCCTCCATAACTATCAAGCAGCAGTGAGGGCTGGCTGTTCCCTAAGCGATGGGGAGCTGGGAGCCATGAATAGCAAGACAGCAGACAGGACAGAGGCCTCAGGAGCTAGCCCTGTCCCACAGCACCCAAATGAGGGAGTAGGATGGGTGCAAAGGTGGTAGCCAGGGTCAGCCAAGGGTCCAGATCATCAGGCAGGTTTGTGGGATGAAGCATGTCCAAGGTCAGGCCAGGAAGTCAATCTGCAGGTCAGGTGAGGGCAATGAGGGTCAGACACTACCTAGTGATCACCAAGCAGATGTATGATGATGAGGAAGGGCTGAAGTCAGGTCAGGAAGTCAGTCCATGGGTCAGTATCCAGGTGAATGGAGTCCACAGTCCAGTAGAGGCTGAGCTGGAGACCCATACTACAACATAGCTCAGGAAGGACTATAAGCCCTGAGCTGAGCTTAAATGGGGCTCCGGGGCCCATGGGcagggtgtgggtggaggccccaggtgTGGCTTATCAGGCCCATTAAGGCCTATTAGTGCTCTCAGGGTCCTGACACTACCAGCACATGGAAAAAGTTAATCCTGTGAAGAGAGGTAGTAGGCAAGGAGTCTTTGGCACCATGTCTGATATACTCTGCGTACACAGAGGTAGTTTCTGATCATTTGCCTTCTTCCAGCAACAGCTGAGGTACAGGTCGGTAAGGAGAAGGACAGCGTAGGAGACAGAGGTACCCTCAGCAAAGCCAGGCACCACGGAGGCTCCACTTACTTCTTCATGACCATATATCGGAGAGAGTTGCCGAGTGTGTGGTCCTCATCATGCAACACAAACGTGACGCAGTTTCCAtctgtcccatctgcctggaccTGCCACAAATGGGGAAAGAAGAGATGCTGTAAGACTCTCTGAGGTAATGAACACCAGCCGTAGGGTAAAGAACAAGCTATTGTGCTCGGCCTCACCAGAGTAACTGGGAGGGCTTGTAGGTCTGGCTGGGCCATGTCTGTGGCTCATGCCTCAGGGACTACAGTCTGACCAAGAGCACCTTCACAGCAGAGGGAAAGTTGCAAAACTACAGACCTCAGAGAAACCTCTCCCTGGTTATCAAAGTGCCTGTGCATCCTTCCTCTTCACAGGAGAGAAGAGGAGCCCAAAGAAAGCTGTGGCTTCGGGAGCCATGGTGGAAAGAAGCTGGGAGTAACTGTTCAGGTTGGTGTGATCCCAGGTCCCACCACCAGCCTGTGGCTAGACAGGAATGAGAGGGACAGTCAAAAAATTCCCAGGGAGGAATGCTGCCTGTCAGCAGGGAAATCTTATCCCAGCTTGAAAACAAAAGTAGTTGTAAGCTCAAATTCACATGCTTAGGATGAGGCTGGGGAGCCCACCAGCAAGCCTCAGGCTGCTGAGCCCCACACGTAATGAACCCCCCAATGCCAGCAGCCAGCCCCTAATCTTCCTGCTGCTTTTAGCTCAGGTGCCTGAAAACAGCTTTACCAGCTAAGGCTTCCTGAGAAGACTGGTTTGGGATCCCCTCCAAAACCAACAAGACCCCTAATTAATTGCTTTGCTGTCAGAGAGCTGCTGAGCCTCTGACCTTTCCCCAGGCTCAGCGTAGCCACTGTGGAGCCTGACATGCTCAGACAGCCCCCAACCGcttcctctctcagcagcagagagaggtTTCACGGTTAAGTGCGGAGCCGGCCTAAGACGAGCACTGATCTCTTCACATCCTGCCCGTGGCCAAATCCTCAACTGCTCCAGGGATTTTATGACCCCTCACATTTCCCCTCAGGTACTAATACCCCCCTAAAAGTCCCGTTCCCCCTTCTGCAGGTACGGCCACCACGGGGAATTGACTTAGCTGTTGAGAAGGGAAACACGGACTGATTTCCATGGAGGAAGAGATCACCCAGACCTGCAGTGCAATTCAAGGGCAGGCTCCCTGCACACCAGCTATTGCAGAAGGGCGGGTGCAATACAGCAACATCACATCAGCAAAGGGGATGTTGGACTGATAGGGTCTTCCTCACCTCCCAGCATCTCACAATCCATAACCAAAGCAGTAAGTCTTGCTGGTGATTAAAATGAGGCAGTGAGTGGCAAAAACACCTTCCCTTGGTGCGGAATGAAAACGTGTAAGTGATTTGACACAGGTCACTCGGGCAGCTAGTGGCACAGGTGAGACACCCTGCTTGCTCTCCTGCTTGCTAGACCCAGCGCCCTCATCCATCTTCCCAGAAGCAGATACTGGTCTCAGTCTCTCCTATGCGAGGCCTTGCaaagaagtatttattaaaattactAGCACCAGTTGTACTCAAGAGCTTGTTTTTTCCAAAGACTACAGGTTCAAACAAGAGCAAACTAACTCAGGAGGCACCCGTGGGACAGGACAGGTCGCCTGACCCCCAGTTTGCTCCCTACATCCAGTCACAAGGTTAGAAGTGTGCCCAGGTGCCAAAATCCCAAGTGTCCACTCCCTCGCTCCCTGCAACGAGACAGGTACAGCTCTGTTCGTTGGGACAGTGATGCTCTTGCAATTTGGTCACGTGATGGGAGTTACACCTTAGCTCAGGTGTAGCTCTGCACACGCAGGGGCAGAGACATGCTTTTCcagacagaaagcaaatatttgcagcTGAGTTACAAATGCTGCATAAAAATGATTTGAAAAATAGAGTAACTGGGAATTTAACACGCAGTGCTGGGAGTTGCACTGACTTCAGGCTCCTGCCCAGAACTGAAGGAACATGTGGGTATAGGCAGGAAGGGACAGGATGCATCTCTGGCATGTGGCTGGGCCTGCGTGTGGGGCTGCAGCAAGTGCCTCAGAGCTGCAACCCAATGAATTTAAGCTGTCCCTGCCTCCTTAGCACAGCATAAGTACCCAGTGCATTGATCTGGCAGGTGAAAGCCAGAGCACAGCTCTTTCACACAGCCATAAGGAACACACTGTGCTGAACCTGTCTGCTTCACAGAGAC
This region of Harpia harpyja isolate bHarHar1 chromosome 18, bHarHar1 primary haplotype, whole genome shotgun sequence genomic DNA includes:
- the LOC128153823 gene encoding DNA-directed RNA polymerases I and III subunit RPAC2-like isoform X2; its protein translation is MLGVVVRAAMAEEGERKAALETVQADGTDGNCVTFVLHDEDHTLGNSLRYMVMKNPDVEFCGYCITHPSESKINFRIQTRGGLPAVEPFRKGLNDLMGVCQHVLNTFERSMKEYRAQREEEMQ
- the LOC128153823 gene encoding DNA-directed RNA polymerases I and III subunit RPAC2-like isoform X3, whose product is MLGVVVRAAMAEEGERKAALETVQADGTDGNCVTFVLHDEDHTLGNSLRYMVMKNPDVEFCGYCITHPSESKINFRIQTRGGLPAVEPFRKGLNDLMGVCQHVLNTFETFSA